gctaccgggtggttagggctccagagacagaaacctcctcacaatacgtgccgtttcgaggagtactgccttctgcatcaggcccttgatccatccgcccaaccccagcctcctaaggtgaggctgttgggtattaatccgttggccgatacgactatcggcacaacgatagccaaatccacattccacatgtcgacaacctcgtgagccaaatcaagatattacattgtatttgtttatcattaataaatgtatataaaaattattgtcTAGAAGAACGGGAGGCAGAGAGACGAGTGACGAGGGCGCTTCTAGCAGCTAAGCCATCTCTCAACTCACGGGCGCTGCCTGTTGCACCCTGTGCATGGTGAGGCTGTGactgctgcatgcttgcttcgTACACCAACTCCTCCTCTGACAATTCAGGTATTTCTACTACATTGCCTCTTACACAAATATTGTGCAACACTGTGCAAGCGTTGACTATTGAGGCTGCTACTATGGGTGAATAATGTAAGACCCGGTGTACTAATAGACACCGGAATCTTGCTTTTAGCAACCCTATAGTTCTTTCAACTATATTTCTGGTTTTTGTGTGGAGGTAAGTGTAAGAGGCTTCTGGAGAGCCTGGAGAGGTGTTGACAATTGGAGTCATCATGTACCTCCTCAGGGCGTAGCCAGAAtcacctaaaaataaattaataccaatGAAAATCCAATTTGTGTACTGTTCATAAttacattcatttatatttattatttttacatacccAGTAACCATACAGACtcatttctattaattatttccATATATGGTTTAAGTGGATGGCTCTCCCAAATAAATGAGTCATGCGATGCACCTCCATGACTAGCATCCACACTAATAATCTCCATGTCAGCATTGCTaatctaaaatatattgtaattatagttattaagtttcttgttttattataaatataactttaatttttgttactttttaatttttgtctgaTAATCTCCATGTCAGCATTGCTaatctaaaatatattgtaattatagttattaagtttcttgttttattataaatataactttaatttttgttactttttaatttttgtctgaTAATCTCCATGTCAGCATTGCTAATCTAAAATATGTTGTAATTATAGTTATTaagtttcttgttttattataaatataactttaatttttgttacttttaatttaaataaatcctaataattatttatgaatttttttaccaattgtACATTAAGAGAGTGGTATTGTTTTCTGCAGTAATATCTCTCTTCATGTTCCTGCGGGCGAATAATTGCAACATGGGTGCAATCAATACAGCCCAACACACCGGGCATGCCAAATTTATTATAGAATctgaaaaacaaagtttatctTAAATAAGAACCTGGTTAATACATTTAAAGACATGAGTCACAGACATCTAAGTAAGTCTTAAGTCtaagtctattattatttttttgccaCACTTAGGCAGTTTTAGTTTAGGCCTATATGGTCACTATTTTGTAAACATGCTATGAATATGCCTGGTGGTagtatattgtattgtgtatttaatttatatgccTGGTGGTAGTAGTGGAGTACATGATAAAAAAaggatgtttttttaaacttactttaCAACATTAGCACGGCGTTCTGATGATGATTGTGGCCACTTAATATATTTTGCCCTTATTTGAGGCAAATTCAATAAAGctgtaatttcttttattacaaCTGAAACTGTTGGCTGGGAGATGGAGTGTGAGCCAATATCTCCAATGGGACGTTGGTAAGACCCAGTCGCATAAAAAGATAATGCAACTAAAACCTAAAATGACAAAACAGTTAGTTATGGCTGGATTTGTTTGAATTGGTGTATAATTGTTTAAAGAGTTcctataatttgtaaatgttagtaagtaagtattaggttaatgttaagtttaattttgtgttcatacagatatttggtttttatttttaaatttataagtaCTGCATTTATCGTATTAGGTGTGCCTGTAAAGATAGatgtatttaatgttaagaTAAATATATATGAATGTTCAactaaagatattaattaaacattattttattaatgtaaaataataccaaatatgtatatataaatacatgGCCTTTTTATTCAGTGCACTAGAAAAATAAGCAGCTTGGTACCAACCTTGGTCTCTACAGACAAATCTGTTGATTTTTTTGGCACAGACATATGAGGTTTAAGCTCATCACAAAGATTCCGTACCAAATCCTTGGTAAGCCTATATCTTTTGATAAATTCCCGGTCTTCGATCGAGAATGGATCACATTCTTGGCGTATTTTACGCCTTTTGACCATTTGGTGCCTAGGTCCCTCCTCGTCACTACTGTCATCACTTTCCAAAAAATCGAAGGATATTAATTCGTCACACATTGTGATATTTAAAacccaaaacaaaattaaacaattcaatttaagcGGCAAGTGAGAAGCTTTTATTGAATGGTTTCTAAAGTCATAATTTGACATTTAACATGGcaattgaaacgtcaaaatagaGTTCATAATACGCGTAAACGACAGCCAGCCAGCCAAAAGTCGTGCAGAAATCGGTCTGTGTTGTCACGTGACCACTGACTGGCTGGCAGTAGTGTTCATAATACGAATTAGCCAGGCAATTCAATTCACGGCGTAAACTGACTGGAAATAAgagttcataatacggcccctGATTGGGCAgtacgaataaaccaaccaataacaGCGCGAAACgtactctcgtttcgatctcgttgaacataaaacaaatacgtACTGAGGATACAGAACATGAATCTAGACTAAACAGCTGACAAATAGATTTCCAATTTGATTTTATAGTTATTAACAATTACATTATGAATACTTAATCAACTTGTGTCacaaacaacaaataatattttggcaATAATTACCTATTGCTCAAAGGGCAGACAAAtctctttgtaataaagtcgaatatcgcttaaactaaataaaatgctctttattttcttctaagTCCTTGGTCTGAATTTCAACCAGTGTCCCCCTTCGAGCCTCAGGTTGAAAGTATTCTTGCACAACTTGGCTGGTATGCAGGTCTTCGTGCAAGGAGACACTTCCATCTCACGCAGGATCTGGTAGGCCATTACCTTCATCTCACATAGTGCAAATCTGGACCCTGTAGAATATGAAACAGAGTTttctttagaatatttttttacaccaGTAAAACTTCAACTATCATTTTCCTTCTTCGCATGTTTATTAACTGCCTATTTTCTTGTGTTTTTATACCAATGAAGTGTAGATAGCTTTATATACCCATCGACTTACTAAatcggaggctcaattacaccccttcccagTCTTCTctatccctgattccccaacaacccttaatttcctaatcctcaaaaggccggcaacatatTTGAAACGCCTCGGGTGTTTcgggcggcggctattgcttaccatgaggtaaTCCatcttctcgtttaccggctaaaagaaaattcaaatccCACTCACCAATGCAGTTCCTAGGTCCGGCACCGAAGGGCATATACGTAACAGGATTGATCGTGTGTTTGTTTTCTTCTGAGAAGCGCTCTGGATCGAACTTGTCAGGGTTCGGGAAGTACTGAGGGTCACGGTGGATTGGGTACACTGGAATCCAGACTCCGGTGCCTTTGCGAAGCTGTAAAACAAAAGTATTGagcgttaaaaatattttatttgatacaaAGGCGAATTTAGGAATCGGTTGCCCCCACTTCTAAACTTAcatcatttctatgtataaaacgtatctacaaatgacgtcacacgatattcaaatcaatatatcttcaaaagtatttgcttccgtaagaaaataaaatatacgtgtctaatgttttcaaataatctacgagacggacattaaaataaaaagtagttatTTACCTTATGTATGTGTAATAAGGTTTTACTTACAATGAAATCTTTCTCAGCTTTAGGGTTCGGTTTGCCCAAGTTGTAGTCCTTAGTGCACAGTCTGTCGAGAGCAACGCCAGGTGGCCAAAGTCGAAGAAGTtctgcaaaataaaatatcgatagATAATACACCCAAAGCACCTGAGCAAGATCAGGAGGACGTGTACCGCGATGCAGAGGACATAGTGAAACCACCACGAATGAAGTGGCCACCAAGAATGATTCCCAATAACATTCCATAAGTAAGGCCTGGGATACACTAAGAAATTTGTCAATACATATAAATTCGATCCTCTACAGCTACAAAAAAATGAACAAGATTATGAATTTCATCAATATGAATGTATAAAAGAATGGAGTACctatattttgaacaaaaataacaaagatatagacataatacatattaatatcaGGTCcctaaaaaaacaattcaatcaATTACTAGTGTTGTTAAATGCAAATAAATTTAACATAGACATAATAATactaacagaaataaatataaaaaatgaagaACTgccattatttaaaattaatggatATAATACTCTTGAATACACAAGAAGTAACAGGAGAGGAGGGGGAATATTGatgtatataaaagaaaatttaaattttacggAAGAAAAGTCGTACAGCACAGAAGTAGAAGTTGTTTACGGAAAAATAGACCTTCACAAGAGTTATTCGCTAAACATTATTGGTATATATAGACctccaaacaaaaacaaagtgcAGTTTATTGAACATTTGGAACGCATATTAGAGAATATACCCACTCAAGAAAACGTTATCATCATCGGAGATATGAATATAGACTTATTAGGAAATAAGCAGAATGCATTAATAAGTAACTATAAAAATACTCTGTGTAGCCACGGCCTACAGATTGCGTTGCCTACTACAACGATAACTAGGGAAGCAATAGTTGAAGGACAGCTACAGACGTCGTGCATTGACCATGTGTGGGTGCAAGTCAGTGGCGCGGCCAAGTGCAGCTCCACGCACACATTTGCATGCGGCTTATCAGATCATCATATGACAGGCGTAAGAATTGAGTGTGAAACGTGCGTAAATAAGTTTAACAATAATAGTGTTGGCCGGGCTGTGTTGAGTAATAAATTAGTGAAAGAAAAACTTGACGGTGTTGACTGGATGGACTATATGCATATTATATGCCCAATAATGTTGTATAGTGAACTGTGTCTTGTTTTCCGCAGCATTTACTCTGAAAGTATGGTTAtgattaatcaaaataatagaaGAATAACACAACCGTGGGTGAGTAACacattaatcaatttaattacaaagaaaaatgaaCTATTTAGGATCTGGAAGGCTGAACCATCAAATATGAATAAGAggttagaatatacgaaactaCGAAATAAAGTCAATAAATCAGTGAATGCTGCGAAAAATAGGCATAGACGGCAACAATTAAGCAAATGTAAAggtgattttaaaaaaatatggtataacattaatttatggaTAGGTAAACAAAAAGTTACCATTGATAGCACAATTAAGAAATACTTAGGAAGGACTGAtaacatgtataatatatgtacaaaaTTTGCATATACTTTTACacaagaaattataaaattaaaacatagttGTAGTATCAAATTCTTAGATAGAAGcacatatgtaaataaaaacatagtatCATTCAGATTTAAAGAGGTAACTCCTGAGTATgtgagtaaaattataaaaagcttAAATAATGACAAGGCTCCTAGTATGGACCAGATTAGGGTACaggatttaaaatttttaaataatgattttagTAAAATACTAGCCAGGTTCATAAATATGTGTGTAAAAACAGGAATATACCctgaaaatctaaaaaaagcCCTGATTAGACCCATTTATAAACAAGGATGTCATCTAGACTACACTAATTACAGGCCTATAGCTGTATTATCtgttattaacaaaattgtcgaaaaagtagtagtagcacagataagtaattttttggaaagtaatgaaatattaacTGATTGTCAGCACGGCTTCAGGAGAGGTAGGAGCACTAATACCATACTGACATTATTTACAGATTACATAAATGAGAAACTTAGCAATAGGGATCAAATACTAGCACTGTTTATAGACTTCAAAAAGGCGTTTGATACGCTGGACCACGATCAGTTATTGCAAGCTATGGACGAGTGTGGTATTAGTGGACCTACTAACAAATTCTTCTCTAGCTACTTGAAGAACAGGACGCTCTGTACCTTTGTAGATGGTACAAAGGGGGCAGAGGCGAATGTCACACTGGGTGTACCCACCGGATCCGTATATGGACCGGTGGGTTACATAATGCATGTAAACAGCATGGTGAATGTAGTGGACTACTGTGGGGTGTTTATGTATGCAGATGATACGTGTATGTTAATATCCGGCAAAAACATAAAAGAGATGGAAGCGCAGATGCAaaatgattttgataaaataaataaatgggcTCACGATAATGAAATAATACTTAACGCTAATAAAACAAAGTGTATGCATATACATTCACCCTACAGTGGAATCGCAAGACAAaccaataatattaacatagtTGGGCACTCATTTGAATGCCTACACAAAAACAGTGTGTGTCAATGTGAAAGAGTGGAACTTGTAAGTACTATCAAATACTTGGGATTATTAATAGATGAAAAATTTAATTGGAAACCACAGGTAACTTCAATATGCAATAGATTAAGATTACTTCTTAGTAAATTCCATAACCTCAAAAGAATGGTAGATAATCGAACTTTACTAATGGTCTATTATGCACTGGCTGATTCATTGTTTAGTTATGGATTAAGTTGCTATGgattaacatttaaaacatacatagaaGAGATTAGGAAGATACAATTAAGATTCCTAAAAATTATAGtggataaaaaaacaaaacaaaaatgtaaagatgactataacaaaatatttagagaaTGTAATATTATACCCGTGGATGAAAAAGTAAGATATTTAATAGCACTAGAAACATATTATATGGAggaatataaaacttaaaaaatatttaagtacagtGTAAGGTCGAGCAAGAAGGGCAAGTTAGAACAGTTAAAagtgaataattattatggggAAAGAACTAGAAAATATGTGGTACCTAGATTATGTAATAAGTATGAAGAATTGAgggaagataaaaaaataacatgtaaattaacattaaaaagaaaaattaaaaatatgcttGGATACgggaaagaaaataaattgtgtataaatagaaataatacataaataaaacattgtaagtaATGAATAAGGGAGTACGTAAATAGATATTCATTTAGTAATTAGATATTCTACATGTGTAATTATGTTAATGAGCGAAACGCCTGCAAACTGCCAAAGCAGTTTGGCGATTATTAACTTATATAAACTTAATTgtagaattgaattgaataaattaaaaaaaaaaaaaaaagattagtttctaacattattgttattttattgttttatagtttgtgCTACTTTAATTTCTATTGTAGCTTAGCTTCTAGAATTATTAcgttatattaatttgtaggtatcttgacgtgaaacaacgcttgcgttgtgtttcgctgtgtgagtgaggttaacggaggcccagttactccgcttccaaatcttcccaatcctcaacaattcccctacaacccttaaattcctaactccccaaaaggcaacacacatgtaacgcctctggtgtttctggtatccatgggcggcggtgattgcttaccatcaagtgttccgtctactcatttaccttataccataaaaaatacttctacaataattattaaccaTCTTCATAAACCTTACCTGACACAACCATATCCATATAGACCATATTCTGTATGGAGTTGAAGTCGAACTTGCCGCCGTTCTTAGCGTCATTCTCCTTGATCTCCTGCGCCAACCGATCCTGGACATCGGGGTTCAAAGCCAGCTCATAGAGAAGGAAGGACATTCCTGATGATACTGTCTCGAAACCAGCTATGAAGAATAGTACTGCTTGCGCCACGAGGTCCTCGTCAGTCCATACTAGAAGAATAATGATGTGATTGAGTTAAGTTGAAGATATCTCTATGATCTATAATCTCTATAATATGATGATATctctataataatatctaattaatgaaaaaaacgttttaaagtACGGATagagacattaaaattaataactaataatatctaatatcaCTTAACGTCAAAACGTCTAAAAggatcaagatgaaatttggaacaggggtagattataaaatgtattacataggttacttttaatCCCACAGAAAaccgggcaaagccgctggcacaAGTCAGTAAAGTCGTGAATGACGTAAGAATAAGTTTAGTACTAATACAGGTTTTAAGTGATTCGTATACAATCCACAGATTCAGTCAATGTGTTATTAAAATGAACATCCGTGTTTTGTacgaatgatattttttatcaaacgtTTTTATCCATCTAACGAGATTTTAATATCATTCATATTTTGGCCGTCAATCACCGTGACGTTGTTTGCATTTTTGTATATCTAATAATCCACTAACAACTTtagctaaaattatttaaataacagcTTTAAATGCATCAGTTTTTGCTGCATTGACGTCTAAACTAAGTTTTACTTTGTAATACAGCATATCAACACCCTATTAATGGTCACTGTTGACCAaaacctcttctcgcatggagtaGGTTTGAGTATTTATCAACAttcttgctcaatgcgggttggcgatttcaaacttgtaattagaaattataagctcaggttacattacgatgtttttcttcaccataTGTCAATTGTGTCTaaacaatcttagaaagtacatataattttgaaaaagtcgcattggtatttgccgttggtaggtttcgaacccgctcTCTCATGtgtgagaagcgagcgtcttaaacatCCGTGCCACTACGACAGTCAACCACCACGTAATACATACCTCTATTGATTTCTTTCTGTCCTACAGATGATTCCTCGACGGTCGCAAATCCGGCTGCTAGATCATTGGTTTTGATTTCATCATGAGTCAATCTACCTGTAATTaaaaagtcattattaatatcattcttatcaattatattaacattatcagtgttttatattttcttatgttTACCTTTTTTAGCTTCCATCAACAAATGGATCATGTCGGGTCTGATGATATTCTTTAACTCTCGATTTTCCATTGTGCCAAGCACTAGCTTCTTGAATGCTTCCTTGGAGGACTCGGAGAGGAAATCCAACTTTAGTAACTGCGGGATAGAGTAGAAATTACATTGAAATATAATCTTGATCGTTTACAGATATGGCAGtggtattaacataattattcatattatgttgtatttacTGTTATCTTCTATATCAATACCATTACTATACCATTACACACAAGTGACCGGtagattaaattttaattgcgTCGCTCGCACACTTACTTTGTTATGGCAACCGCGGCAAAATGACCTTGAACTTTGAGTCGTGTGTATAGAATACATTATTGAATGAATGACTCAATGTTTACATGTcgatcataatatttacattttaaatgtaattgtcGTGTACATTTATTATTGAACAATTGATTAACATGGGTAACCGCCACGTCGGTaactggtgaccgacgcttagcggaggatttgctttcaacagttttctttaggCAGTTATGGTCGACTGCACAGtcagtgcggtggctgggtaactggctgccacgcaacgtgtagtgggttcgattcaagagcaactttttgtttataccaaaaattcttttgtgtgtaatgtgtatgtgaacttgtatgtttgtaaacgtacccacgacacaggaaaacatcgtaatgtagggcaacgtttttaaaaaaggaaagaaCTTGTTAAggctttaacaaaataaattattggccGTACCTTAGCTAAAGCTGGTGCATTAATGAGCATGAAGAAGGTCATCATCTGTCGGAAGTTGAACGAGGAGGTTTCCTTGCCCAGGGCATAGAAGGTGTTGTTCTTATCATTGTGAGAGTCCACCTTCAAGCCGAAGGCGCAGGACGCTATCACATCGTTGGCGTATCTGGTCGTTAAGTCCTTGCATTCTATGTCTATGGAGCCATCTGTAAAGAGTATCAGGTTTTAAAATCcccaaatattatttactgcTTCGCATTcccatattttattacttcgtAAGTAATGATGATCATAGTCATGTCATTAAACCTTTAACCGcccagttaaatattttattaccaagTAATCGTCTGAATAGAACGAAAACATAATGTAGTTAtgttctctgtcgcagcaatacAACATGAGCGGCGGGAACACGGAAATATGCGTCGCA
The genomic region above belongs to Spodoptera frugiperda isolate SF20-4 chromosome 12, AGI-APGP_CSIRO_Sfru_2.0, whole genome shotgun sequence and contains:
- the LOC118268700 gene encoding putative nuclease HARBI1, with product MSNYDFRNHSIKASHLPLKLNCLILFWVLNITMCDELISFDFLESDDSSDEEGPRHQMVKRRKIRQECDPFSIEDREFIKRYRLTKDLVRNLCDELKPHMSVPKKSTDLSVETKVLVALSFYATGSYQRPIGDIGSHSISQPTVSVVIKEITALLNLPQIRAKYIKWPQSSSERRANVVKFYNKFGMPGVLGCIDCTHVAIIRPQEHEERYYCRKQYHSLNVQLISNADMEIISVDASHGGASHDSFIWESHPLKPYMEIINRNESVWLLGDSGYALRRYMMTPIVNTSPGSPEASYTYLHTKTRNIVERTIGLLKARFRCLLVHRVLHYSPIVAASIVNACTVLHNICVRGNVVEIPELSEEELVYEASMQQSQPHHAQGATGSARELRDGLAARSALVTRLSASRSSRQ
- the LOC118262727 gene encoding cytochrome P450 9e2, with amino-acid sequence MRSTLSPAFTSSKMRLMVPFMVEVGEQMMQSLHQSIKQSKDGSIDIECKDLTTRYANDVIASCAFGLKVDSHNDKNNTFYALGKETSSFNFRQMMTFFMLINAPALAKLLKLDFLSESSKEAFKKLVLGTMENRELKNIIRPDMIHLLMEAKKGRLTHDEIKTNDLAAGFATVEESSVGQKEINRVWTDEDLVAQAVLFFIAGFETVSSGMSFLLYELALNPDVQDRLAQEIKENDAKNGGKFDFNSIQNMVYMDMVVSELLRLWPPGVALDRLCTKDYNLGKPNPKAEKDFILRKGTGVWIPVYPIHRDPQYFPNPDKFDPERFSEENKHTINPVTYMPFGAGPRNCIGSRFALCEMKVMAYQILREMEVSPCTKTCIPAKLCKNTFNLRLEGGHWLKFRPRT